In one Chitinophaga sancti genomic region, the following are encoded:
- a CDS encoding Tc toxin subunit A-related protein, with translation MAKKKAIVKNEVVKKTAGKKSATTKTAKPKKTVTPVAKTPAATNEALRQYLDAHPQFNLLTYDFYGDANKKSKVAKDAAAGLKEQGLEEKAMLRQRLLRVWPDVGVSEKLEKMGYDSAARIAYVPRWRFIREAGKTLNTKKEPALAQQIHASASAITEKMKHVYASVHSSVASPHYRASMFSNTSAEVEEYVQGIPSYQVLFGDLDFCKCDECRSIFSPAAYFLDIMRITDDYITEVNAATIPKGLKLEERRPDLFNMKLTCANTNDPVPTIRIINEVMEDHLEAGQIVATGTAQSGNATSITLATSASGTDNAYSGMLVFISAGTGSGQQQTITAYTGSTKVATVMNAWERVPDNTSQYVITRDIYSLMAVSPYPFNLPWNLPLEQSRLYAASLGTSLTDIYTALLAPIQWGNVGSATTNTIVFATTTQPAADSYVNMTVEIANGTAQGEVRRITAYDAGTKTATVDSAWGTIPGNTSQYYISNPGPALRESLGLTVEQGNQLTTPLVSGTTLSPQYGYTGLSDTQLVTSLTSLEEFMWRTGLSRTQVVSLLTQDLTEDELNLGIANTFYINATGEGQHYMQLGEDVSGDKAIEIVQYLTVKRLDRLNRFIRLAAETGWSYATTDWVMKACQASEITPLFLAQAAQVSILCAQTSLSPEIVCSLWYLMKNYGRVSITRRMDLFDTVYNNPLVLKGKDPYTSTLYIPFDPYNHPGQQWVISDNTGLNATIRGRLGAALSLNDNDLTEIAMFVYSQVTEKPSGTPVLALSYENLSWMYRLVVMAKVSKLSTDAFLLYLSLCYYPDVTDYTQPPYGSYVPSINMVFATLARTDWLKKSNFTPYQLQYILTGIIPAKYNGPTYNPVEVQKFVQSLAAISESSRMKSDSFMYGNIDADASANIFDQMVLKQYIDAYGIMLVKSITFQQAAELLPIPETAFISDNIDAEMSKQVFTLLTENPAGTPYLINVNTVNNIRYAQLAENYYAYSSLDFLFVSTGAGQLNQVNSYDGATRTATVGTVWTTVPNTTSWYAISVDEGNGTAKDATIYSIVLADTATAEDGYYNGMEISITGGTGSGQKNKILSYTGETREAVVDKAWTVKPDNTSVYSVNNILNSGFAQSATANTIVLDVNASSVNNEYNSNAVSITTDPKAELKRGEVRKKLVTCRNDIEYTAAQVPQFETLQNENCLQALAGFMHSTATMISVLLPFAASVNDLSSYLEAMLVPVPSSLQSSFLPFVTQQSFVSDLITADESTAAYNALVSADPQIIIPNDTPSYTQANGKVSSTFTKTTSLDFLYTGQDQAGLKRTYTKSVLLMSQRAYQVNQLVQSLSRSILLADRINLTATEVAFILSVPGCCDISNVDQLTLNNIIIITGYKSLVIAFNNNSDALNIYFGIPKQAVLPNSKTDALVKITGWDSQQLCALIQRYWPLDNINQTHTTYGGVPGVMRLKNAFDTSAKTGIDIYSLIYINNISTLPLADSKGQLITANWVIYEQTAQLLLSSSSSKLGDVAFAEADKVISKTLMTSQRNALLPYLIWQLHSDPDFTYIRNSNDVYQYLLLDVEMSACDTSSYIAQGIASVQVYLQRCRMNFEAGVTDLSNIGTAWWEWMMAYRLWEVNRKIFLYPENYIDPTLYTYASPAFKKFEEALQQTNISDQTVTEAYTEYMGEFNIVSGLVQCASYTTTIHDDQSGKDIERLYIFGHTAEQPYTYYYRTFDKSYSWSAWQQMDISIASPLVSPVYAFKRLYIFWVEISEQSGSTIVSNNSIPNSASVGSVKFSFLNLDGSWYSPQTLQEGVVIDYQSNYQFDQYVSSILPLMVPAYNPNLVYWRKVYPLYLPQESFFYPNKYPNNESVAVFYGFGLTTAPGQSPPVPDPPPTNINSAQYQLEYSSWKLVSNYSQVGKVNIPGQTTYVAKQASVVYDSSLSRQTISPVLINYRPDYNPTPYVPYLNRTASMLGINETFYKNIIVDNYMSDDPAAFPTPGQTSTPQLQLLNNVSPNTTSITTVKNTVGRFIFDNGDESFLVVTQEQGIKDITALISSDYSYAPFPSGFFYFYTSSYTDTPTELAKLKFNFLRVSTRTGNVFSAKLMVGGVDELLTIESQETPEFSFSRLSPQAATIAPLTDKLDFYGAYGLYFQEIFFHAPFLVASMLQTHQQFDYAKQWYEYIFNPTQQPGETVTNPEDRFWRYLPFRNMDMPSLIQTLTNPAQIDAYNNDPFNPDAIAKLRPSAYAKAVVMKYISNIIAWADNLFAQDTRESINQATNLYILAQSLLGEKPELINNCPVPKPLSYNEIKAMYNNQTVTTGTAQAGTAISITLANTASTQKDAYTGMYIQVTAGTGVNQTNFITAYTGSTFVATVAEPWTTTPDSTSVYRIYLDNIPQFYIHLENSQFNDPAQLTNYEGLVYNDIPSYFCVPENSELVAYWGLIEDRLFKIRHCMNIDGVERPLALFAPPIDPRLVIAAAASGNAGMVTSAQLDLPIPAFRFDMMLERARNFTSTVMGFGSSLLAALERKDAEALSVMQNAQERVLLEMNMLVRTENVNMYIANGAALNESLKAANERYTYYNMLVQKGLNTGEILNIAGMTTAMALNVASSIMTAASAVAFLIPNVGSPFAMTYGGEQIGSSLSAAASVFQAGAIISDFVAQLSLTIANYQRRAEEWQFQGKQAQFESAGLTYQIQSNSIQQKIAEQEVKIQETTIQQNEETGKYLQDKFTNTELYQWMVTRLSTVYFQAYSLAYELAREAQRSYQYELNTNQSFINFGYWDNMKKGLLAGDSLMLSLMQMEKSWIDKNVRTLEIEKTVSLRQLDPNAFLALVETGECLFSLGEKLYDDDYPGHYARKIKSISVSIPAVLGPNQDFHVTLTQLTNQVILKPDVNAVNFLLGGSDAETPAANVLRTNWNNSQMIAVSNGVNDSGMFEVSFNDQRYLPFEGTGAVSNWRLSMPESTNLFNFASVSDVIVQVKYTAINGGSLFRQQVLQLDPMRTRTGSRFFNMVQNFSQQWYTFMNVHAVPSATQTLQFTVDSVQPPHIENPVLAGFYFQLEVPEGTSTQGSVPYITLLLGTGVDVTFNLDKNNACTAVMNNPPPIGNVLGAASISFNLTNTPAALKTSATPAWLDPAVVLNAVLILFWSGENQKQKT, from the coding sequence GGTAGAGGAATACGTGCAGGGCATTCCAAGTTACCAGGTGCTGTTCGGCGACCTGGATTTTTGCAAATGCGATGAATGCCGTTCCATCTTCAGCCCCGCCGCTTATTTTCTCGACATCATGCGCATCACCGATGATTACATTACGGAAGTGAATGCAGCCACCATTCCCAAAGGATTGAAACTGGAAGAACGCCGTCCCGATCTCTTCAACATGAAGCTTACGTGCGCCAACACCAACGATCCTGTGCCCACCATCCGCATCATCAATGAAGTGATGGAAGATCATCTTGAAGCAGGACAAATAGTGGCCACAGGCACAGCGCAAAGCGGTAATGCCACATCCATTACATTGGCCACATCGGCATCGGGAACGGACAATGCCTATTCAGGTATGCTCGTATTCATCAGCGCAGGCACGGGAAGCGGTCAGCAGCAAACCATCACTGCATATACCGGATCAACCAAGGTCGCCACTGTAATGAATGCATGGGAAAGGGTGCCGGATAATACTTCACAATATGTGATCACGCGGGATATCTACAGCCTTATGGCGGTATCGCCCTACCCATTTAATTTACCATGGAACCTGCCGCTTGAACAATCACGTTTGTATGCAGCAAGCCTGGGCACCTCGCTCACCGATATTTATACCGCGTTGCTGGCGCCCATACAATGGGGGAATGTTGGCAGCGCCACTACAAACACCATCGTTTTCGCCACCACCACACAACCTGCGGCCGATAGCTATGTAAACATGACGGTGGAGATCGCCAACGGAACAGCACAGGGCGAAGTGCGGCGCATTACCGCTTATGATGCCGGTACAAAAACCGCAACTGTTGACAGCGCATGGGGTACCATTCCCGGCAATACATCGCAATATTATATTTCCAATCCCGGTCCTGCATTGCGCGAATCACTCGGATTGACGGTTGAACAGGGAAACCAGCTGACAACACCATTGGTGAGCGGTACCACATTATCACCGCAATACGGTTACACCGGTCTTTCCGATACGCAGCTCGTTACCAGTCTTACATCGCTTGAAGAATTTATGTGGCGAACCGGCTTAAGCCGCACGCAGGTGGTTTCGTTGCTGACGCAGGATCTTACTGAGGATGAATTAAACCTGGGCATTGCAAATACTTTTTACATCAATGCCACCGGTGAAGGACAGCATTATATGCAACTGGGCGAAGATGTGAGTGGCGACAAAGCAATCGAGATCGTACAATATCTTACCGTAAAACGCCTCGACAGGTTGAACCGCTTTATCCGTCTTGCTGCGGAAACCGGCTGGTCTTACGCCACTACGGACTGGGTAATGAAGGCATGCCAGGCATCGGAAATAACACCGCTCTTCCTGGCGCAGGCTGCGCAGGTAAGCATACTGTGCGCACAAACATCACTTTCGCCCGAGATAGTGTGCAGCCTCTGGTACCTGATGAAGAATTATGGCAGGGTAAGCATCACACGCCGGATGGATCTATTCGATACCGTGTATAACAACCCGCTGGTGTTGAAAGGGAAAGACCCATACACCTCTACGTTATATATTCCTTTCGATCCGTACAATCACCCGGGTCAGCAATGGGTGATTTCTGATAACACTGGTCTGAACGCAACCATCCGCGGCAGGCTAGGCGCAGCTCTGAGCCTGAACGATAATGATCTTACCGAAATAGCGATGTTTGTTTATTCGCAGGTAACGGAAAAACCTTCCGGCACACCTGTGCTGGCATTGAGCTACGAAAATCTTTCATGGATGTACCGGCTCGTGGTAATGGCCAAAGTGTCGAAGCTCTCCACCGATGCATTCCTGCTTTACCTGTCGCTTTGCTATTATCCCGATGTGACCGATTATACGCAGCCGCCATACGGATCGTATGTGCCTTCCATCAATATGGTATTTGCGACACTGGCGCGTACAGACTGGCTGAAAAAAAGCAATTTTACGCCTTACCAGTTGCAGTATATTCTCACCGGCATCATTCCCGCAAAATATAACGGGCCCACCTACAATCCCGTTGAAGTGCAGAAGTTCGTGCAATCGCTGGCCGCCATATCCGAATCATCGCGCATGAAGAGCGATTCATTCATGTACGGCAATATCGATGCGGATGCTTCTGCCAACATATTCGACCAGATGGTGCTGAAACAGTATATAGATGCATACGGTATTATGCTGGTAAAATCAATCACCTTCCAGCAGGCTGCGGAATTATTGCCCATACCCGAGACGGCTTTTATTTCGGATAATATAGATGCTGAAATGTCGAAGCAGGTATTCACCTTGCTTACGGAGAACCCGGCAGGCACGCCATACCTGATCAATGTAAACACGGTCAATAATATCCGTTATGCACAGCTGGCAGAAAATTATTATGCCTATTCATCGCTGGATTTTCTATTCGTATCTACAGGCGCAGGACAACTGAACCAGGTTAATTCTTATGATGGCGCAACGCGTACGGCAACCGTGGGTACAGTATGGACGACGGTTCCCAATACCACTTCATGGTATGCCATTTCGGTGGATGAAGGTAACGGCACCGCAAAGGATGCAACCATCTACAGTATTGTGCTGGCCGATACAGCTACGGCCGAAGACGGTTATTACAACGGCATGGAAATTTCCATCACCGGCGGAACAGGCAGCGGGCAGAAAAACAAGATACTTTCCTACACGGGTGAAACACGCGAAGCCGTGGTGGACAAAGCATGGACCGTAAAGCCCGATAACACGAGCGTTTATTCAGTGAACAATATACTCAACAGCGGGTTTGCACAAAGTGCAACCGCCAACACTATTGTACTGGATGTCAATGCCTCCTCCGTAAACAATGAATACAACAGCAATGCTGTATCTATTACGACCGATCCCAAAGCCGAATTGAAACGCGGCGAGGTAAGAAAAAAGCTCGTCACCTGCCGCAATGATATAGAGTACACGGCGGCGCAGGTGCCACAATTTGAAACATTGCAAAACGAGAACTGCCTGCAGGCCCTGGCTGGCTTTATGCATTCCACTGCTACCATGATCTCGGTGCTGCTGCCGTTTGCTGCATCTGTCAACGACCTCAGTAGCTATCTCGAAGCAATGTTGGTACCCGTGCCATCATCATTGCAATCTTCCTTCCTGCCTTTTGTAACGCAGCAGTCGTTCGTTAGCGACCTTATTACTGCTGATGAATCCACCGCGGCATATAATGCACTGGTGAGCGCCGATCCGCAGATCATCATCCCGAACGATACGCCATCCTATACGCAGGCCAATGGTAAAGTGAGCAGCACGTTCACCAAAACCACGTCGCTCGACTTTCTCTATACAGGACAGGACCAGGCCGGGTTGAAACGCACTTACACTAAATCGGTACTGCTGATGAGTCAGCGCGCTTACCAGGTGAACCAGCTGGTGCAGTCATTGTCGCGGAGCATATTGCTGGCAGACCGCATCAATCTTACCGCTACCGAAGTGGCATTCATTTTATCCGTTCCCGGCTGCTGCGACATCAGCAATGTTGACCAGCTAACGCTCAACAACATCATTATCATTACCGGTTATAAATCGCTGGTGATCGCGTTTAACAACAACAGCGATGCACTGAACATTTATTTCGGGATACCCAAGCAGGCGGTGTTGCCCAACAGCAAAACCGATGCGCTGGTAAAAATAACGGGATGGGATTCGCAGCAGCTATGCGCGCTGATACAACGTTACTGGCCACTGGATAATATCAATCAGACACATACCACCTACGGCGGTGTGCCCGGCGTGATGCGGCTGAAGAATGCATTCGACACGAGCGCAAAAACGGGCATCGATATCTACAGCCTGATTTATATCAACAACATTTCTACCCTGCCGCTGGCAGACAGCAAAGGGCAGCTCATCACCGCCAACTGGGTGATATATGAACAAACCGCGCAACTACTGCTTTCATCATCAAGCAGCAAGCTGGGTGATGTGGCTTTTGCGGAAGCAGACAAAGTGATCTCGAAAACACTGATGACATCGCAACGCAATGCGCTGCTGCCTTACCTCATCTGGCAATTGCATTCCGATCCTGATTTCACATACATCCGAAATTCGAATGATGTGTACCAGTATTTGCTGCTGGATGTGGAAATGAGCGCATGCGATACCTCTTCCTACATTGCGCAGGGCATTGCGTCGGTACAGGTCTATTTGCAGCGCTGCCGCATGAACTTCGAAGCGGGTGTTACGGATCTGTCCAATATCGGTACGGCATGGTGGGAATGGATGATGGCCTACCGTTTATGGGAAGTGAACCGGAAAATATTCCTCTACCCCGAAAACTATATCGATCCCACTTTATATACCTACGCGTCACCCGCCTTCAAAAAATTTGAAGAAGCGTTACAGCAAACCAATATCAGCGACCAGACGGTTACCGAAGCCTATACCGAATATATGGGCGAGTTCAATATTGTTTCCGGTCTTGTGCAATGTGCATCTTACACAACAACGATCCATGATGACCAGTCGGGAAAAGATATCGAACGTTTATACATTTTCGGTCATACGGCAGAACAGCCATACACATATTATTACCGCACGTTCGATAAAAGCTATTCATGGTCGGCATGGCAGCAAATGGATATCAGCATCGCCTCACCATTGGTTTCCCCGGTATATGCTTTCAAGCGTTTGTATATTTTCTGGGTGGAAATATCCGAGCAGTCCGGTTCTACCATCGTATCGAACAATTCCATTCCCAACAGCGCATCTGTAGGTTCCGTTAAGTTTAGCTTTTTGAACCTTGATGGAAGCTGGTATTCACCGCAAACCCTGCAGGAAGGCGTGGTGATCGATTACCAGTCAAATTACCAGTTCGACCAGTATGTGTCCAGCATACTACCATTGATGGTTCCTGCATACAACCCCAATCTCGTGTACTGGCGAAAGGTTTACCCCTTATACCTCCCGCAGGAATCATTCTTTTATCCCAATAAATACCCCAATAACGAAAGTGTTGCCGTCTTTTATGGCTTTGGCCTCACCACTGCGCCTGGGCAATCGCCACCAGTGCCCGATCCGCCGCCAACAAACATCAACTCAGCGCAATACCAACTGGAATACAGCTCGTGGAAGCTGGTGAGCAATTATTCGCAGGTGGGCAAGGTGAACATTCCCGGTCAGACCACCTACGTGGCCAAACAGGCATCGGTGGTGTACGACAGCTCGCTGAGCCGGCAAACCATATCGCCTGTGCTCATCAACTACCGGCCCGATTACAATCCCACACCTTATGTGCCCTACCTGAATCGAACAGCATCCATGCTGGGCATTAATGAAACATTCTACAAGAACATCATCGTCGATAATTATATGAGCGACGATCCTGCCGCTTTTCCGACGCCAGGCCAGACGTCTACGCCCCAATTACAGCTACTGAACAATGTATCGCCCAACACCACCAGTATCACCACCGTAAAGAATACCGTGGGCCGCTTTATATTCGATAACGGCGACGAATCTTTCCTGGTGGTAACGCAGGAGCAGGGAATAAAGGATATCACGGCGCTGATCTCATCCGATTATTCCTATGCGCCTTTCCCTTCTGGTTTCTTTTATTTTTACACCTCGTCTTACACCGACACGCCCACCGAGCTGGCAAAGCTCAAGTTCAACTTTTTGCGTGTCAGCACACGAACCGGCAATGTATTTTCTGCCAAGCTGATGGTGGGCGGCGTGGATGAGCTGCTCACCATCGAATCGCAGGAAACACCCGAGTTCTCATTTAGCAGGCTCTCGCCGCAGGCCGCTACCATAGCGCCCCTGACGGACAAGCTCGATTTTTATGGCGCATACGGGTTGTACTTCCAGGAAATATTTTTCCATGCACCGTTCCTCGTGGCATCCATGCTGCAAACACACCAGCAGTTCGATTATGCGAAACAGTGGTATGAATATATTTTCAATCCAACACAGCAACCTGGTGAAACCGTAACGAATCCTGAAGACCGTTTCTGGAGATATCTTCCTTTCCGCAACATGGATATGCCGTCGCTGATACAAACGCTCACCAACCCGGCGCAGATAGACGCATACAATAACGATCCGTTCAATCCTGATGCCATTGCCAAGCTGCGGCCGTCTGCGTATGCAAAAGCCGTGGTGATGAAATACATCAGTAATATCATCGCATGGGCTGATAACCTGTTTGCGCAGGATACGCGTGAATCCATCAACCAGGCCACCAACCTGTACATACTGGCGCAAAGCCTGCTGGGCGAAAAGCCGGAGCTCATCAACAACTGCCCCGTGCCCAAGCCGCTGAGCTATAACGAGATCAAGGCCATGTATAATAACCAGACCGTTACCACCGGCACGGCACAGGCAGGAACGGCGATCTCCATCACATTGGCCAACACGGCATCAACACAAAAAGACGCCTATACCGGCATGTACATACAGGTGACCGCGGGAACCGGCGTAAACCAAACCAATTTCATCACGGCATACACGGGCAGCACATTCGTGGCCACCGTTGCCGAACCATGGACGACAACGCCGGATAGCACATCGGTTTACCGTATTTATTTAGATAATATTCCGCAGTTCTATATCCATCTTGAAAACTCACAGTTCAATGATCCCGCACAGCTCACCAATTACGAAGGACTGGTGTACAACGATATTCCTTCCTATTTCTGTGTGCCTGAGAACAGCGAGCTGGTAGCTTACTGGGGACTGATCGAAGACCGTTTGTTCAAGATCAGGCATTGCATGAACATCGACGGTGTAGAACGGCCGCTGGCATTGTTCGCACCGCCCATCGATCCGAGGCTGGTGATCGCCGCCGCTGCATCCGGCAACGCAGGCATGGTTACTTCGGCACAGCTTGACCTGCCTATACCCGCATTCCGTTTCGATATGATGCTGGAACGTGCACGCAATTTTACATCTACCGTGATGGGCTTCGGCTCATCGCTGCTTGCTGCGCTTGAAAGAAAAGATGCGGAAGCTTTATCTGTAATGCAGAATGCACAGGAACGTGTGCTGCTTGAAATGAACATGCTGGTGCGTACGGAAAATGTGAACATGTACATTGCCAACGGCGCTGCGCTAAACGAATCCCTGAAAGCTGCGAACGAACGTTACACTTATTACAATATGCTGGTGCAGAAAGGACTGAACACCGGCGAGATACTGAACATTGCGGGCATGACCACAGCTATGGCGCTGAACGTGGCATCCAGCATAATGACCGCTGCATCGGCCGTTGCATTTCTTATTCCTAATGTGGGCTCGCCGTTCGCAATGACTTATGGCGGGGAACAGATCGGTTCTTCGTTGTCCGCGGCTGCCAGCGTATTCCAGGCAGGAGCCATCATTTCAGATTTTGTTGCACAATTGAGCCTCACCATTGCCAATTACCAGCGCCGCGCGGAAGAATGGCAGTTCCAGGGAAAGCAGGCGCAATTTGAATCTGCCGGCCTCACTTACCAGATACAATCGAACAGCATACAGCAAAAGATAGCCGAGCAGGAAGTGAAGATACAGGAAACCACTATTCAGCAGAATGAAGAAACAGGAAAATACCTGCAGGATAAATTCACGAATACAGAGCTGTACCAGTGGATGGTAACACGTTTATCTACCGTGTACTTCCAGGCCTATTCGCTGGCTTACGAGCTGGCCCGCGAAGCGCAGCGCTCTTACCAGTACGAGCTGAACACGAACCAGTCGTTCATCAACTTCGGTTACTGGGACAATATGAAAAAGGGATTGCTGGCCGGTGACAGTTTGATGTTGTCGCTGATGCAGATGGAGAAATCCTGGATCGATAAAAATGTACGTACGCTGGAAATTGAAAAGACTGTTTCATTGCGGCAGCTTGACCCCAACGCGTTTCTCGCACTGGTAGAAACGGGCGAATGCCTCTTCAGCCTTGGTGAGAAACTATACGATGATGATTATCCCGGTCATTATGCGCGGAAGATCAAAAGCATATCCGTAAGCATTCCCGCAGTGCTGGGCCCGAACCAGGATTTTCATGTAACGCTGACGCAACTGACGAACCAGGTGATATTGAAGCCCGATGTGAATGCGGTTAACTTTTTGCTGGGCGGAAGCGATGCGGAAACGCCTGCGGCAAATGTATTGCGCACTAACTGGAACAACAGTCAGATGATCGCAGTATCCAACGGTGTGAACGATTCCGGCATGTTCGAGGTGAGCTTTAACGACCAGCGTTATTTACCGTTCGAAGGAACGGGCGCCGTATCCAACTGGAGACTGAGCATGCCGGAATCCACCAATCTGTTCAATTTCGCATCGGTGTCGGACGTGATCGTGCAGGTAAAATACACGGCGATCAACGGCGGCTCACTGTTCAGGCAACAGGTGCTACAGCTTGACCCGATGCGCACACGTACCGGTTCGCGCTTCTTCAATATGGTGCAGAATTTTTCACAGCAGTGGTACACGTTCATGAATGTGCATGCTGTGCCGTCAGCAACACAAACATTGCAGTTCACTGTTGACAGCGTGCAGCCACCGCATATAGAAAATCCTGTATTGGCCGGGTTCTACTTCCAGCTTGAAGTTCCGGAGGGCACTTCAACGCAGGGCTCCGTTCCCTATATTACTTTGTTGCTGGGAACTGGTGTTGACGTTACGTTCAACCTCGATAAGAACAATGCCTGCACCGCGGTAATGAATAACCCGCCGCCAATTGGGAACGTACTGGGTGCAGCAAGCATCAGCTTCAATTTAACCAATACGCCAGCGGCATTAAAGACCAGTGCCACTCCGGCATGGCTCGACCCCGCTGTTGTATTGAATGCAGTGCTGATACTGTTCTGGAGTGGCGAGAACCAAAAACAGAAAACCTGA